In the genome of Pseudomonas sp. B33.4, the window TTCGACAATCAGTATTGGCCGGCGCACTACCTGATCGACGCCAAGGGGCAGGTGCGTTACAGCCACTTCGGCGAAGGTCGCTACGAAGCGCAGGAGCAGATGATCCAGCAGTTGCTGCAGGAGGCGAAGGCGCCTGCCGCTTGATCAACAGAACCAATGGCTCATAGGTCGCGGACCATGAGCCATTGTTCGTTGTCCCAGGCGCGAAAGCGCTCCAGGACTTGCCAGCCGCGCTTGGCGTAGTAGTCCTGCTTGTTCTGCGTGTGCAGGTACAAACGCGCGAATCCGCAATCTTTCGCCTCCTGACAAATCCCTGCAATCAAGCGTTCTGCCAGCCCTTGCCCGCGCGCTTCAGGGCTGACGAACACGCAGGCCAGCCAAGGCCCGAGATCAGGGCGCAGGGCGAGGTCATCGCGTGCCAGCGCCGCGCCGCCGAGCAGATGTTCACCGTCCATGGCGATCAGGCAGGACCAATTGCCATTGCTTTGGCCTTCGGCAAATTCACGTTGCCATTCGGCCAGCGGGTGGTCGATGTATTCGTAGGGGAATTGTTGGTGAATCCACTCGGCATAGCGGTCGCTGTGGCGCATGTGATGCGCGAGCCAATCAATTTGC includes:
- a CDS encoding GNAT family N-acetyltransferase; the encoded protein is MALQIDWLAHHMRHSDRYAEWIHQQFPYEYIDHPLAEWQREFAEGQSNGNWSCLIAMDGEHLLGGAALARDDLALRPDLGPWLACVFVSPEARGQGLAERLIAGICQEAKDCGFARLYLHTQNKQDYYAKRGWQVLERFRAWDNEQWLMVRDL